TTGCTATTCGTTGTATTGGGAACTAGCGCGGCTACAAATATTTCTTTAATTATTGGATTGGCAACTTTAGCATTATTAACAAATAGAAATGATTTTAGGATAGCATTTATTGCATTTTTATTAGTTGTTGCTCCTCTCTTTATTTTGATGGGAGATATGGATACAATTCAGGAAATACTTTTCCCAGGTAAAAGTGTCGAAAGTATTACAACTATGACCGGACGTATGAATTTGTGGGATCAATATATCATGATGATTTACGAGCGTCCCTATTTTGGATGGGGGTTTGCAGTCATAGCTCGTATTGCAGAACATGCAACCACTAATACACATAATTCCATTTTATCTATTTTAAGTGGTATGGGATTCTTTGGAGGAATGATATTTTTGATATTTTTGATTCGTTCTCTAATTTCAGTGTTTATCAACCGTAAACATAAAAATATTGGTACTATCGGAAGTGGTATAGCTCTGATAGCCGCATTGGCAAACTCAATGTCAATAGCTGTTATCGGGGAGTCTGCATCTCCTGCAACACTATCTTTTGTAGCATTGATTTCATTTTATTATTTGAGAGTTGCAGGTAGGAATATAAATCAAGATATGCATAAGGAAAGTTAATGAAAATACTCTGGATAAACCCATCTTTCCTCAATTATAGAGTTTCAGTTTATATGGAATTGAATAAGTATGTTGATGGTAATTTATCAGTTGTTTTTTCAGCTGATGAATCCATAACACCAAGGAAAGTAATAGATCAGATTAAAGATATTTTGGGCAATAATGCATTAGGGTTAGAAAATGTTAAAGTAATTCATTTTATGAAACAAAAAGTGGATGGTAGAACGGGATTTGCAAATAAATCTCTTAAATTACATTATCAACCTAAATTACTAAAAACTGTTTGGAATCAAAAAGTAGATGTTATAATTGTTGAAGGGTTTTTTCAATGGTCTCCTGCTGGATATTTAAAAAAACTATTTCAAAAGGTTCCGATTGTACTTTCTTATGAACGTACTTTTCACACTGAACGAAATGCTCCGACATGGCGTGAACTATATAGAAAAATGGTAATAAAATTTTTTATTGATGCAGCTGTTGTAAATGGTAAACTATCAAAAGAGTACACTTCTTATCTTGG
This genomic stretch from Sulfurovum riftiae harbors:
- a CDS encoding O-antigen ligase family protein, with translation MKRIHFLLLLILFWVARNTILVRQRDTGSFAAVDSMALLQVASIFLLFGSFLFFYPKLSFRTVKNIVKSPVLWFFLLYILGLISALWSPLFNYSVYRAFESLVLFFAIFIYFNYMLNDTNIERRFLRFILILLLFTFLGQLKLHGFSISIESLHTNSYSFVALILFLYCIGEIVSKSNKTLKRKKMLKKYAWAGLLFVVLGTSAATNISLIIGLATLALLTNRNDFRIAFIAFLLVVAPLFILMGDMDTIQEILFPGKSVESITTMTGRMNLWDQYIMMIYERPYFGWGFAVIARIAEHATTNTHNSILSILSGMGFFGGMIFLIFLIRSLISVFINRKHKNIGTIGSGIALIAALANSMSIAVIGESASPATLSFVALISFYYLRVAGRNINQDMHKES